AGCGCCTCTGGCGTGATGATAAAATTTTCTATTCCTTTAACATATGCTTGATTATCAGTCAAACTTTTATCACTTTCTTTACCAAGAGAAATTAAATCTGCTTTACTACAAGATAGATTTCCTTTACCATTCGTGCGTGTCCAAATAAGTTTTGCAAAAAATTTGTTTTCTATTTTGTTAGCAAAAGCAGGATTAAATAAGCAATGAATGTTTATTGGTTCTTTACCTGTTGGGAACATTCTTAGTTCAATATTTGGAAATATAAATGGTATTTTATCATTCAATCTTGCGTCCCTTATAACTTTGTTATAGTTATCAATAGAAAAGTAATCAGTTATGCCTAATCCTGCTATTGCTTTTTGTGGGTCTTTTCCGTCACCAATATAGGTTAAAATATCACTATAAAATTTATCCCATTTTTCGATGGGGCTTTGTCCTTCAAAATTATCATTCATTTTGGTTTCAGGCGTGTGAATGTGAATATCCCAACGACGCCATTCACTTCCTCTTGTGTATTCCATAGTTTTTTCCTTTATTTTTTAACTTTCCAATAGCCATTTTTATCACTGCCAATTCTTTCTACTTCGCCGTTGTCTTTTAATGTTTTCAAATATCGTTTAACAGTTCGCAAGCCCATTGACAGCGTTGTTGCTATTATGCCAGCCGTAATGTTCGCATTGCCACGAATAACGGCTTTTATCTTTTCTTCGGCAGTCAGTTTTACAGTGCCATTTACAGTGCCAACTGTATCATTTACAGTGCCAATTAGTAAATCTTTATTATGCAGTTCGTTTTTGCCGTCAAACAATAAATTATCAAAAAATCTATTTAGATATTCTTGTGTTGCATAAACATTTTTCACAAAGTTTGTGTAATTTGCACGCACAAGGGCGTTCCTAAAATACCAAGAATTATTTGCAAAACTATCATTATCTACATTAAAGCCAAAAGTTCGTAAATATTTAATTGTAAATACCGCCGTTGTTCGTGTATTGCCCTCGCCAAAAGGGTGGATTTGCCAAACACCTGAAACAAACTTGATTATGTGTTCAACTTTTTCTTTTAAGGATAGGGGTTTATAATCAAACTTTTTCTCTTCGTTAAAATCATATTCAAGTGCTGTTTTAATCATATTGAAAGAAACATACGAAACTGTGTCATCATCAAGCACCCATTCTTTTTTTGTAATATTATAATCTCTAATTTTGCCAGCAAGTTTTGGCAAAACTACGTCAAACAATCGCCTATGAATTTCTTGCAATTCAAGTGGCGAAAAGTGAAAAGTCTTTTCACTCAAAATCTCCGTTATTCGTGCAGAAACTTTATCTGCCTCTTCCGTTCGTTCGGCATTTTTAACGGGCATTTCTTCATAATAACTTTCAAGTCGTCTTTTTACCTCGTCAATGGTAATATTGCCCTCAATATTCGCCTTTGCTGTTTCAATCAAATATTTAGACGGTTTTAAGCCGTCAACTTCTTGCAAGCCAATTGCGGTTTGCCAAATAATACTTCTTTCTTTTTCTTCGGGTTCACCTTGTTTTATATATTGTTCAAATTCGTCCATTACTTTGCTCCTTTTAATTTGTCAGAAATTGGTTGCATATATTTACATTGTTTCTCTTTATTGTAATAATTGGTGCAAGCATAAAAATAATCATTTTTCTTTTCACTATAACTTACTACGCAATATCCGTCAGTGCATTGCGGACATTTAAACAAATCGGCAAGACAGTTTTTATTGTTTGTCATAAAATCACAAATTTCAGGGTCATTTGTGCAAACATAAAGGGGTAGCCCATAGTTTTTATTATTTTCATATTTTAAACGGTTACCACAAATTGGGCAACGCAAAGTGTCAATATCATGGATTGTTTCTGATATGCTTTCATCATGTGGAAGATTATAATCTTTAATAAGTTCTAATTAATTTCTTTATAATTTGGTGTGTTTTTATTATCTATTTTATTTTCTTGCACACCCAAAAAGTGTACCTTTGGGCAACCACAGTGAATGCAACATTCTGCTTTGTCTGAAATTTTATTTTCACATTCTGGGCAAGTAATGATTACCATTCATTTTCTCCTTTCGTATGTAATATAACAATTTAAGTATACCATAAACCCCATTTGTAAGCAATTATTAATAGATTGTTTTGTTAATAAGGTTATTGTCTACAAATATAAAATCATAATCGTGTTCAATATTAAGGGGCGAGATAACAAAAAACTCACTACCCAAAAAATAGTGAGTGAATTTGACGAACTTTCACAGTTCTATTTTGAACCTAATGGAGCGGATGAAGGGAATCGGACCCTCACCTCAAGCTTGGGAAGCTCGCGTTCTGCCACTGAACTACACCCGCATATATAATTTATCATTCAAATGCCACTACCCTGTCTTTTTGAGGAAAAAACAACCCAACGCTGTCATATAACAAACTGACTACTTCCGCTATTTTAGTGAGTATAGATTAGCACATTTCACAGTTTTTTTCAAGTATTTTTGTTAAGTTATTGACTTTAGCGCGCCTTTGTGCTAAATTATATAACACATTGGGGTGTAGCCAAGCGGTAAGGTCCGGGTCTCTGACTCCCGTATGCCTAGGTTCGAATCCTAGCACCCCAGCCAAATCAAAAAAATTCCGCAGGTACTTTTTGGGAACCCTAACAAATTTTAGGTTTCCTTTTTTATTTCAATGCCCTCTGCCTGAGTCTCTGTTTTTTCTGCGCTGCTCTCTTCCTTGCAGACTTCTTCAAGCTTTTTTACTTTGTTTGAAAGTATGTCAATCTTGTCATAGAAGGCCACCGAGGCTGCAGCCACACCGCACAAAATTGCTTCAAAGGTCATGCCGAGGAAGGACCCTATAAATCCGCAATAAACTATACCCATTGCTCGGGTTATGATACCCAAAATTCGGTAGACCTTGATATTCTTTTGATAAACAGAAAACGAATAAATAAGCGTCATCACAACAAACAGCAGGCTGAGCACACCGTCGTAGGCAAATACCGATACAATGACAGAAACCGCAATCACAAGGCCCAACACTATATGGTCAAAAAGCGCCAGCTTTCCGCTTTTGCCCCAATATTTCTCGTGTATCAAAAATGCAATGTTTCTAATCAGCGCTATCAGCACCATAAAAAAGCCCGTCCAAGCCGACAGAAACAAAAAAGCAAGAGCATTAAAAACGCAATTAATGCTACTGAAAATGAGCAGCATATTTCGATTTTTGGTGGCAAAAGATAAAGCAAAAAAACCGTAGGCAACTACGGTAAAAATCTGCGACAGAATAAAAAATAATGTTAAATCCCATGTAATTGATATTACCATGCCACAAGTTTAACATATTACGCCCAAAAAGGCAACATTAAATTGCCTTTATATCTCAAACTCTTCCTGCTTAAAAGCGTGATAATATTTTATCTTTTGAGCTCTAAATTTTATAACCGCATAATCAGGGTCGTTTACGCCCTCTTTATAATACATTGTGTCACCAAATTTCCAAATCTCTTTTCGGCTCTCTTGGTCGGTGCAAACCTCAGCCACACCCAGCAGCATCACACCGTGATACATAAATTTTTTGTCAAAAAAATACACGCAGGCTTTGCTATTTTTGCCTATCTGTTTCACCTTGTTTGATGAGGTATTGGTCGTAAACCAAAACTCTTTCTTACTCACAATTTTGCGCGGTGTCAGCATAGCTCTCACATTAGGAAAGCCCTGCTCGTCAACGGTAGCCAGAAAAGATGTCTTTGACTTCTTTATCACATCCATAATCTGTTTCTCTGTTTTCTGTTCCATATTTTTCCCCTTCTAATATGATGTTGTAAAATTTTTAAAACAAACGCTTTGTAACGACAAACAGTTTGAGTTTTGCTTTAACCTCCCACCTTTCCTTTTGGTTTTAGGTAAATGTTTTAAATTGTGAGAGCATAAAAATTTTACACTTTTACCGCTTGCACGACGCTGTAAAATTTTTAAAATGAACAATTTAAAACATTTACCGTATTTTTTTTATTTTCTCCCACGCAAATTCGTCTCTGCCAAAGTGCCCAAAGCAAGCCGTTTGCTTATACTGCGGCTTTAACAGGTTCAACTCTTTTATTATATCACCCGGTCTAAAACTGAAATTTCTTTTTACAAACTCCTCAATTTCACCAATAGACTTGTGATTGGTGCCAAAGGTTTCAATATTGATTGAAATGGGCTCGGCCATACCGATGCCGTATGACACCTGAATTTCACACTTGTCAGCAAGCCCACGCGCTACAATGTTTTTGGCAACAAAACGCGCATAATATGTTCCGCTACGGTCAACCTTGGTAGCATTTTTGCTACTGAAGCATCCCCCGCCAACGCGGCCTATGCCGCCGTAGGTGTCAACTACAATCTTGCGCCCCACACAGCCGCTGTCACTAAAGCTTCCCCAAACAGTAAACTTTCCGCTAGGGTTGATAATAAATTTAACATGTTTATCAACAAGAGTTTTATATTCCTTCAAAACAGGTGTAATTACGCCGCTGATTATGCTTTCCTGCACCTGTGACAAGCTAAGAATATCACTGTGGCTAACTGACACCAAAACAGTGTGAATACGTCGCGGTCTGTCGCTGTCGTCATACTCCACGCTTACCTGACTTTTAGCATCCGCAAAAAAGTCCGCGCGTTTTCTTCGGAACTGTTCATATCTTTTCATCAGCTTGTGAGCAAGAATAATGGGTAGCGGCATATACTCTTTTGTCTCGTTTGTAGCATAACCGTACATAATTCCCTGATCCCCAGCACAAAGCTCTTTTTTTACCACCGCCTGATTGATGTCAGGGCTCTGCCGGCTTATCTGTTTAATTATGCGGAACTCATTTTTATAACCGATTTCCCGAAGAACTGCAGCCGCAATCTTGTCATAATCAATATCGGCTGTTGTGGTGGCCTCCCCATAAATCATGAGCAAATCGTCCTTTATGGCACACTCCACCGCCATCTGAGCATTGGGGTCCTGACGTAAGGCCTCGTCCAAAAAACTGTCTGCAATAGTGTCGCAGGTTTTGTCGGGATGCCCGATATTCACGCTTTCGCTTGTCAAGATTTTCATATCATTCTCCTTTGTATCCTCAAAAAAGCCCGTCACAACGACGAGCTTTTGATTTTCACTATCAAATACTACCCATCGTTAAGCCTTTACCACCTTTCCATGCATCAGACAAACAAAATACATCCTTTAGGTTGGTGCGTGGTCGCAGGGGCTTATCCCTCACACGCTCGTTATGGATAATATTATTATATTAAATTTAAAAGCTTTTGTCAAATAAATAGAAAGCACAAAACCTTATTCTCTTTCACAAAAAGCAAAGCGGCAAAAAAGAAAAGCAGGGCCATTTACCCTGCTTCAATTATATTGCCTTCAATATCTATCAGACACGCCGCACTGTCACCCTCTTTGGGCACGAAATACACATAATAATATATCGTATCAAGCTGCATAGTGTTGTCACCTACAAACTTAATGAAAATTTCACCTTCAAGCACTCCGCTCTTTATATGCGGCTCAATATAGGTCTGCATAGCATGAATTGCCACATTAAACGCCTGCTTATAATCTATCCCAAAATCCTTTGAAACACAGCTCAGAGCCATATCATAGTCCTCCCCTCCTGCGTG
The Christensenellaceae bacterium DNA segment above includes these coding regions:
- a CDS encoding Fic family protein; amino-acid sequence: MDEFEQYIKQGEPEEKERSIIWQTAIGLQEVDGLKPSKYLIETAKANIEGNITIDEVKRRLESYYEEMPVKNAERTEEADKVSARITEILSEKTFHFSPLELQEIHRRLFDVVLPKLAGKIRDYNITKKEWVLDDDTVSYVSFNMIKTALEYDFNEEKKFDYKPLSLKEKVEHIIKFVSGVWQIHPFGEGNTRTTAVFTIKYLRTFGFNVDNDSFANNSWYFRNALVRANYTNFVKNVYATQEYLNRFFDNLLFDGKNELHNKDLLIGTVNDTVGTVNGTVKLTAEEKIKAVIRGNANITAGIIATTLSMGLRTVKRYLKTLKDNGEVERIGSDKNGYWKVKK
- a CDS encoding YgjV family protein, whose translation is MVISITWDLTLFFILSQIFTVVAYGFFALSFATKNRNMLLIFSSINCVFNALAFLFLSAWTGFFMVLIALIRNIAFLIHEKYWGKSGKLALFDHIVLGLVIAVSVIVSVFAYDGVLSLLFVVMTLIYSFSVYQKNIKVYRILGIITRAMGIVYCGFIGSFLGMTFEAILCGVAAASVAFYDKIDILSNKVKKLEEVCKEESSAEKTETQAEGIEIKKET
- a CDS encoding pyridoxamine 5'-phosphate oxidase family protein; translation: MEQKTEKQIMDVIKKSKTSFLATVDEQGFPNVRAMLTPRKIVSKKEFWFTTNTSSNKVKQIGKNSKACVYFFDKKFMYHGVMLLGVAEVCTDQESRKEIWKFGDTMYYKEGVNDPDYAVIKFRAQKIKYYHAFKQEEFEI
- the metK gene encoding methionine adenosyltransferase; amino-acid sequence: MKILTSESVNIGHPDKTCDTIADSFLDEALRQDPNAQMAVECAIKDDLLMIYGEATTTADIDYDKIAAAVLREIGYKNEFRIIKQISRQSPDINQAVVKKELCAGDQGIMYGYATNETKEYMPLPIILAHKLMKRYEQFRRKRADFFADAKSQVSVEYDDSDRPRRIHTVLVSVSHSDILSLSQVQESIISGVITPVLKEYKTLVDKHVKFIINPSGKFTVWGSFSDSGCVGRKIVVDTYGGIGRVGGGCFSSKNATKVDRSGTYYARFVAKNIVARGLADKCEIQVSYGIGMAEPISINIETFGTNHKSIGEIEEFVKRNFSFRPGDIIKELNLLKPQYKQTACFGHFGRDEFAWEKIKKIR